The following are encoded in a window of Nibricoccus aquaticus genomic DNA:
- a CDS encoding LacI family DNA-binding transcriptional regulator — MSSLPRKVSQAQIARDLGVSQALVSLVLNGRRDGINAATYERIWQHTALCGYRAKGMNPAAAPAAALHPQIGAILRPSLTLSRLGNYFSHVQHGLHAGLEASGGSTAFLGSADEFDAARLARLFPTGHRFHGLAIFGEVSPAFLRKLLSRQPRLVSISACPDRPGHTVNGDEKQSLDLLVQHLKKLGHRRIGWLGGKAGQGRHETRRDAFHAALLAAGLASDPRYETARTEADRAEGAEAIHKLLPLARRADFPTAFICYNSLMATGATLALNHAGWETPSRLSIVGADLPRPPTKREPAVTGAGTCAHSLGHAAASLLLESAPAATLDYQHLTLPARLIIGETSGPAPSAFSSHQFAELARA; from the coding sequence GTGTCCTCGCTGCCTCGGAAAGTTTCCCAGGCCCAGATCGCTCGCGATTTGGGCGTGTCCCAAGCCCTCGTCTCGCTCGTCCTCAACGGCCGCCGCGACGGGATTAACGCCGCCACCTACGAACGCATCTGGCAGCACACCGCCCTCTGCGGCTACCGCGCCAAAGGCATGAACCCGGCCGCTGCCCCCGCCGCCGCCCTGCATCCCCAGATCGGCGCCATCCTGCGCCCTTCGCTCACGCTGTCACGGCTCGGCAACTACTTCAGCCACGTCCAGCACGGCCTCCACGCCGGCCTCGAAGCTTCCGGCGGCTCCACCGCCTTCCTCGGCTCCGCCGACGAGTTCGACGCCGCCCGCCTCGCCCGCCTCTTTCCCACCGGCCACCGTTTCCACGGCCTCGCCATCTTCGGCGAAGTCTCCCCCGCCTTCCTTCGGAAACTCCTCTCCCGCCAGCCCCGCCTCGTCAGCATCTCCGCCTGCCCCGACCGCCCGGGCCACACCGTCAACGGCGACGAAAAACAGTCCCTCGATCTCCTCGTCCAGCACCTCAAAAAACTCGGCCACCGCCGCATCGGCTGGCTCGGCGGCAAAGCCGGTCAGGGCCGCCACGAAACCCGCCGCGACGCTTTCCACGCCGCCCTCCTCGCCGCCGGACTCGCCTCCGATCCCCGCTACGAAACTGCCCGCACCGAGGCCGATCGCGCCGAAGGAGCCGAGGCCATCCACAAACTTCTCCCCCTCGCCCGCCGCGCCGATTTCCCCACCGCCTTCATCTGCTACAACAGCCTCATGGCCACCGGCGCCACCCTCGCCCTCAACCACGCCGGCTGGGAAACTCCATCGCGCCTCAGCATCGTCGGCGCCGATCTCCCGCGCCCTCCCACCAAACGCGAACCCGCCGTCACCGGTGCCGGCACCTGCGCTCATTCCCTCGGCCACGCCGCCGCCAGCCTTCTCCTCGAATCAGCGCCCGCCGCCACTCTCGACTACCAGCACCTCACCCTGCCCGCCCGCCTCATTATCGGCGAGACCTCCGGCCCCGCTCCCTCCGCTTTCTCTTCACATCAGTTCGCCGAGCTCGCCCGCGCCTGA
- a CDS encoding alginate lyase family protein, which produces MIRPLLLLSVLFSTFNAFAADEPCTVSLEASRVAAARAQLTSPGSPLQPSLQKLRRDADRLLKTPSASVLDKTKTADSGNKHDYFSLGPYWWPNPTKPDGLPYIRRDGHVNPESKTGTDSIAFARTCNAVRTLGLAYALTGHEPYAAKAAALTRAWFLDPATAMTPHLEYAQAVPGKNEVRGTGVLESRHLTALTDGLALLARSPSWPHSDQTALHDWLEKFYDWLIKSPNGLAEAAARNNHGSWYDVQAAHLALYLGRTNDARTIIQQALSKRIEHQIEPDGRQPLELARTKSLDYCIFNLEALAQLARLGRHVDIDLWTHTSADGRSMISALRFIAPYADPSKPWPKEDLKEADRSRITDLIRDYRRHHDDPTLPLSPAPAEFDF; this is translated from the coding sequence ATGATCCGCCCACTCCTGCTGCTCTCGGTTCTGTTCTCCACTTTCAACGCCTTCGCCGCCGATGAGCCGTGTACAGTTTCTCTCGAAGCCAGCCGTGTCGCCGCAGCGCGCGCCCAACTCACTTCACCCGGTTCTCCGCTCCAGCCTTCGCTTCAAAAGCTACGCCGCGACGCCGACCGTCTCCTAAAAACCCCCTCCGCCTCCGTTCTCGATAAAACCAAGACCGCCGACAGCGGAAACAAACACGACTACTTCAGCCTCGGCCCCTACTGGTGGCCCAACCCCACCAAACCCGACGGCCTTCCCTACATCCGCCGCGACGGCCACGTGAATCCCGAAAGCAAAACCGGCACCGACTCCATCGCCTTCGCCCGCACCTGCAACGCCGTCCGCACCCTCGGCCTCGCCTACGCCCTCACCGGCCACGAACCCTACGCCGCGAAAGCCGCCGCGCTCACCCGCGCCTGGTTTCTAGACCCCGCGACCGCCATGACTCCGCATCTCGAATACGCCCAGGCCGTCCCCGGCAAAAACGAGGTGCGCGGCACTGGCGTCCTCGAATCCCGCCACCTCACCGCCCTGACCGACGGCCTCGCCCTCCTCGCCCGCTCACCTTCCTGGCCCCACTCCGATCAAACCGCCCTGCACGACTGGCTGGAAAAATTCTACGACTGGCTCATCAAGAGCCCGAACGGACTCGCCGAAGCCGCCGCCCGCAATAATCACGGCAGTTGGTACGATGTGCAGGCCGCGCATCTCGCGCTGTACCTTGGCCGCACCAACGACGCCCGCACCATCATCCAGCAGGCACTCTCCAAACGCATCGAGCACCAGATCGAGCCCGATGGACGCCAGCCCCTCGAACTCGCCCGCACCAAATCGCTCGACTACTGCATTTTTAATCTCGAAGCCCTCGCCCAACTCGCCCGCCTCGGCCGCCACGTCGACATTGATCTCTGGACCCACACCAGCGCCGATGGCCGCAGCATGATCTCCGCCCTCCGCTTCATCGCTCCCTACGCCGATCCCTCAAAACCCTGGCCAAAGGAAGATCTCAAAGAAGCCGACCGCAGTCGCATCACCGATCTCATCCGCGACTACCGCCGCCATCACGACGACCCCACGCTGCCGCTTTCACCCGCACCCGCAGAGTTCGATTTCTAA
- a CDS encoding STAS domain-containing protein yields MADSAKPVFLVDAFSDPIVIRIDGRASFQNSACIHDFFNERIKEGKTRFVIDFQNCASMDSTFLGVIAGAGLQLRKLKPAGSLVLARVGTRNLELVRNLGLHRLVTVDAGETSIGAGQPGTALQCEARSELDSARLVLQAHENLVTTDAANMSKFQDVLSFLRTRVEQK; encoded by the coding sequence ATGGCCGACTCCGCCAAACCCGTATTCCTCGTCGATGCCTTTTCCGATCCCATCGTGATCCGGATTGATGGTCGCGCCTCGTTTCAGAACAGCGCGTGCATCCATGATTTTTTCAACGAGCGCATCAAGGAAGGGAAGACGCGCTTCGTGATCGATTTTCAAAACTGCGCGAGCATGGACAGCACGTTCCTCGGCGTGATTGCCGGGGCCGGACTTCAGCTCCGCAAACTCAAGCCCGCGGGAAGTCTGGTGCTTGCGCGCGTGGGCACGCGGAATCTCGAACTGGTCCGCAATCTTGGCCTTCACCGGCTCGTGACGGTGGATGCGGGCGAGACCTCGATCGGTGCCGGGCAGCCGGGCACGGCGCTCCAGTGCGAAGCGCGCAGCGAGCTGGATAGCGCGCGGCTGGTGCTGCAAGCGCACGAAAATCTGGTGACGACGGATGCGGCGAATATGAGCAAGTTTCAGGATGTACTGTCGTTTCTGCGCACGCGGGTGGAGCAGAAGTAA
- a CDS encoding TVP38/TMEM64 family protein: protein MSQKPTPAQKKALLIKLGIIAVVLLAGALLVLRGLDVRALFDDTLRLMREVGPWAFFAAMAVLPAAGFPLSPFWLSAGPVFGPELGLPLVIALAGASLLVNLVLTYWLARYAFRPLLVWLVRKLGYELPQVAVADQTEVTVLLRVTPGPPHCVQGYLLGLAGIPFRTYMLVSWPIAMVFGVVFIYFGDSLAQGKGKLALLAFGGLVALAVGFRFLRKRMLSKKKSGLVTGVEPVAFVKE, encoded by the coding sequence ATGTCGCAGAAACCGACTCCGGCTCAGAAGAAGGCGCTCCTCATCAAGCTGGGCATTATCGCGGTTGTGTTGCTGGCGGGGGCGTTGCTGGTGCTGCGCGGGCTGGATGTGCGGGCGTTGTTCGACGACACGCTCCGGCTGATGCGCGAAGTGGGGCCGTGGGCGTTTTTCGCGGCGATGGCGGTGCTGCCGGCGGCCGGATTTCCGTTGTCGCCATTCTGGCTGAGCGCGGGGCCGGTGTTCGGGCCGGAGCTGGGACTTCCGCTGGTAATCGCACTGGCGGGGGCGAGTCTGCTGGTGAATCTCGTCCTCACGTACTGGCTGGCCCGGTACGCGTTTCGGCCGTTGCTGGTGTGGCTGGTGCGCAAGCTGGGCTATGAGCTGCCGCAGGTGGCGGTGGCGGATCAGACGGAAGTGACGGTGTTGCTGCGGGTCACGCCGGGGCCGCCGCATTGCGTGCAGGGTTATTTGCTGGGATTAGCGGGGATACCTTTTCGGACCTACATGCTGGTGTCGTGGCCCATCGCGATGGTGTTTGGGGTCGTGTTTATCTATTTCGGGGACTCTCTGGCGCAGGGTAAGGGGAAACTGGCGCTGCTGGCGTTTGGGGGACTGGTGGCGCTGGCGGTGGGGTTCAGGTTTTTGCGGAAGCGGATGTTGAGCAAAAAAAAATCAGGGCTGGTCACGGGTGTGGAGCCGGTGGCGTTCGTTAAGGAATAA
- the xseA gene encoding exodeoxyribonuclease VII large subunit — MGRVDEELGDGSDERVQSVTEFTRRVKELLETNLRGGWVRGEVSNLRPQASGHVYFSLKDAGAQISAVMFRGDAARQTVKLRDGLQVVVYGGVSVYEARGQYQLIVRAVLEDGVGRLQQEFEALKRRLAEEGLFDAARKKALPAVPATIGFITSPTGAAVQDFIRILTRRGWRGRLIVLPSKVQGEGAAVEMAAMLRTAEELGIFDLLVIGRGGGSLEDLWAFNEEPLVRAVAGCRIPIISAVGHEIDVTLCDFAADVRAETPSGAAELISSRFIDAAERTRRAAEAMKDALERAVEAAGERLDHARSRLRLLSPEAQVERGFLRLDDLSGRLSLALRQAVQSKRQQLAVPAARLERSSPEFRVQGESQRLLALWKRLQAASPASVLNRGFAMVRDEQGKPVMRRADVKAEQRLDVVFGDGEVKVRAE; from the coding sequence ATGGGCCGCGTGGACGAAGAACTCGGGGACGGGAGCGATGAGCGCGTGCAGAGCGTGACGGAGTTCACGCGGCGGGTGAAGGAACTGCTCGAAACGAATTTGCGCGGAGGCTGGGTGCGCGGGGAGGTTTCCAATCTGCGGCCGCAGGCGAGCGGGCATGTTTATTTTTCTCTGAAGGACGCGGGCGCGCAGATCTCGGCGGTGATGTTTCGCGGCGATGCGGCGAGGCAGACGGTGAAGCTGCGCGATGGATTGCAGGTCGTGGTTTACGGCGGGGTGAGTGTGTACGAGGCGCGCGGGCAGTATCAGCTGATCGTGCGCGCGGTGCTCGAAGACGGGGTGGGGCGGTTGCAGCAGGAGTTCGAGGCGCTCAAGCGGCGGCTGGCGGAGGAAGGGCTTTTCGACGCGGCGCGGAAGAAGGCGCTGCCGGCGGTCCCGGCGACGATCGGATTTATCACGTCACCGACGGGTGCGGCGGTGCAGGATTTCATCCGCATCCTGACGCGGCGCGGGTGGCGCGGACGACTGATTGTGCTGCCTTCGAAGGTGCAGGGCGAAGGCGCGGCGGTGGAGATGGCGGCGATGCTGCGCACGGCGGAGGAGCTGGGGATTTTTGATTTGCTGGTGATCGGGCGCGGCGGCGGGAGCCTGGAGGATTTGTGGGCGTTTAACGAAGAGCCGCTGGTGCGCGCAGTCGCTGGATGCCGGATACCGATCATCTCGGCGGTGGGGCATGAGATCGATGTGACGCTGTGCGACTTTGCAGCGGATGTGCGGGCGGAAACGCCGAGCGGGGCGGCGGAGTTGATTTCGAGCCGTTTCATCGACGCGGCGGAACGGACCAGGCGGGCGGCGGAAGCGATGAAGGACGCTCTGGAGCGCGCAGTGGAGGCGGCGGGCGAGCGGCTGGACCATGCGCGGAGCCGGTTGCGGTTGTTGTCGCCGGAGGCGCAGGTGGAGCGCGGGTTTTTGCGGCTGGACGATCTTTCGGGGCGGTTGTCACTCGCGTTGAGGCAGGCGGTGCAGAGCAAGCGGCAGCAGCTGGCGGTGCCGGCGGCGCGGCTGGAGCGGAGTTCGCCGGAGTTTCGCGTGCAGGGGGAATCGCAGCGGTTGCTGGCGCTGTGGAAGCGGTTGCAGGCGGCGAGTCCGGCGTCGGTACTCAATCGCGGTTTCGCGATGGTGCGCGATGAGCAGGGGAAGCCGGTGATGCGGCGCGCTGACGTGAAGGCGGAGCAGCGGCTCGATGTCGTCTTCGGCGACGGCGAGGTGAAGGTGCGGGCGGAGTGA